From the Streptomyces pluripotens genome, one window contains:
- a CDS encoding FAD-dependent oxidoreductase yields MIRPVAVIGAGPFGLSTAAHLRARGIPVRVFGDPMVSWRDHMPEGMLLKSTPAASSLDCPQSGYTLADYCDAAGTRRLVTDEDIIPVETFTAYGEWFQQKLVPGLERVRVVSVDRADNAGFALTLESGESFTARAVVAATGLSGLAHLPAELAVAAPGGPAPTGPVSHSSQHHDLSRFVGKELIVVGAGQSALETAALAAEAGATVRVVSRGRGRVAFGSPPWKQPRFRPASPFGRAWSLWAFSYYPHPYRYLPDATRHYLVRRVLGPLGAWWLRERFTDRVQVHEVERVLGAESRDGTPVLTVRTHAGRTERLTADHVIAATGYRVDIAAMDFLGYELRTRLAVSRGTPKLGPGYVSSVPGLYFTGLSAASSYGPVMRFVCGTEFASPRLAEHLAAAHG; encoded by the coding sequence GTGATTCGACCGGTAGCAGTCATCGGGGCCGGGCCGTTCGGCCTGTCCACCGCCGCCCATCTGCGGGCGCGCGGCATCCCCGTCCGCGTCTTCGGCGACCCCATGGTGAGCTGGCGGGACCACATGCCCGAGGGGATGCTCCTCAAGTCGACGCCCGCTGCCTCCAGCCTCGACTGCCCGCAGTCCGGTTACACCCTTGCCGATTACTGCGACGCGGCCGGAACCCGCCGTCTGGTGACCGACGAGGACATCATCCCGGTGGAGACCTTCACCGCCTACGGCGAGTGGTTCCAGCAGAAGCTCGTCCCCGGCCTGGAACGGGTCCGTGTCGTCTCGGTGGACCGCGCCGACAACGCGGGCTTCGCGCTCACACTGGAATCGGGGGAGTCGTTCACGGCCCGGGCGGTCGTCGCCGCCACCGGCCTGTCGGGCCTCGCGCATCTCCCCGCCGAGCTGGCCGTGGCGGCGCCCGGCGGACCCGCCCCGACGGGCCCGGTCTCGCACAGCTCCCAGCACCACGACCTCAGCCGCTTCGTGGGCAAGGAGCTGATCGTCGTCGGCGCGGGACAGTCCGCGCTGGAGACGGCGGCGCTCGCCGCCGAGGCGGGCGCCACGGTGCGTGTCGTCTCGCGCGGACGCGGCCGGGTCGCCTTTGGCTCCCCGCCCTGGAAACAGCCCAGGTTCAGGCCCGCGTCCCCGTTCGGACGCGCCTGGTCGCTGTGGGCGTTCAGCTACTACCCGCACCCCTACCGCTACCTGCCCGATGCCACCCGCCACTACCTGGTCCGCCGGGTCCTGGGCCCGCTCGGGGCCTGGTGGCTGCGTGAACGCTTCACGGACCGGGTGCAGGTCCACGAGGTCGAGCGGGTGCTGGGGGCCGAGTCCCGGGACGGCACCCCCGTCCTCACGGTCCGCACGCACGCAGGCCGGACCGAGCGACTCACCGCGGACCACGTCATCGCCGCCACCGGCTACCGCGTTGACATCGCGGCGATGGACTTCCTCGGGTACGAACTGCGCACCCGGCTCGCGGTGAGCCGCGGTACGCCGAAACTGGGACCCGGGTACGTCTCCTCCGTACCGGGCTTGTACTTCACCGGCCTCTCGGCGGCGTCCTCCTACGGCCCGGTGATGCGCTTTGTCTGCGGCACCGAGTTCGCCTCCCCGCGGCTGGCGGAGCACCTGGCCGCAGCCCATGGCTGA
- a CDS encoding transglycosylase SLT domain-containing protein: protein MPAAAQYRRSRNNRLVRTLAVLGTSAAVLAVPLIGATSASAATGPATAAATTIAGYPNNLDGWIRESLAIMAQKGIPGTYNGIYRNIMRESSGNPRAINLWDSNAAAGTPSKGLLQVIDPTFAAYHVAGTSFDPYDPVANITAACNYAAARYGSIDNVYGAY, encoded by the coding sequence ATGCCTGCTGCCGCTCAGTACCGCCGTTCCCGGAACAACCGGCTCGTCCGCACCCTCGCCGTGCTCGGCACCAGCGCCGCCGTCCTCGCGGTGCCGCTCATCGGCGCCACGTCCGCCTCCGCGGCCACCGGTCCTGCCACGGCGGCGGCCACCACCATCGCCGGGTACCCGAACAACCTCGACGGCTGGATCCGTGAGTCCCTCGCGATCATGGCCCAGAAGGGCATCCCGGGCACCTACAACGGCATCTACCGCAACATCATGCGGGAGTCCTCGGGCAACCCCCGCGCCATCAACCTCTGGGACTCCAACGCCGCCGCGGGTACCCCGTCCAAGGGCCTGCTCCAGGTCATCGACCCGACCTTCGCCGCGTACCACGTGGCCGGCACCTCGTTCGACCCCTACGACCCGGTCGCCAACATCACCGCCGCCTGCAACTACGCGGCCGCGCGGTACGGGTCGATCGACAACGTGTACGGCGCGTACTGA
- a CDS encoding LolA family protein, translating into MAPYDSDETAVAARDEHSGSGRRKAARYAVPVAVVGVAAATIGLVPALADSGDPNLPKITAQQLIEKIAKSDVQQLSGTVKINTDLGLPNLGGLENSIASRVAKGSGDGSSADPQSKFTELLSGTHTLRVAADGPDRQKVSLLEQGAEYSLIHDGKDVWGYDSKSNEVYHGTAADSGKHHRAEPPATPKDFADKALKSVDDTTSVTVDGTERIAGRDAYRLLIRPKQSGTTVGAISIVVDAKTGLPLKFTLTPKSGGAAVVDAGFTQVSFAEPASSTFDFTPPEGAKVTQEKQRTQAPRHERGSGRELAEGAPGADVLGKGWTSIATFDTGAKGGLPAGSRGGDLGGFLGSLGDPVSGKFGKGTVLTTRLVNALITDDGKVYAGAVTKGALVKAADAGK; encoded by the coding sequence ATGGCACCGTACGATTCCGACGAAACAGCGGTCGCCGCGAGGGACGAGCACTCGGGCTCCGGTCGGCGCAAGGCCGCCCGGTACGCCGTCCCCGTGGCGGTGGTGGGGGTGGCAGCGGCCACGATCGGACTGGTCCCGGCGCTCGCCGACTCCGGTGACCCCAACCTGCCGAAGATCACCGCGCAGCAGCTCATCGAGAAGATCGCCAAGTCGGACGTCCAGCAGTTGTCCGGCACCGTGAAGATCAACACCGACCTGGGCCTGCCCAACCTCGGAGGCCTGGAGAACAGCATCGCCTCCCGGGTGGCCAAGGGCTCCGGTGACGGCTCCTCTGCCGACCCGCAGTCCAAATTCACCGAACTGCTCTCCGGCACGCACACCCTGCGCGTCGCCGCCGACGGCCCGGACCGGCAGAAGGTGTCACTGCTGGAGCAAGGCGCCGAGTACAGCCTCATCCACGACGGCAAGGACGTGTGGGGCTACGACAGCAAGAGCAACGAGGTCTACCACGGCACCGCGGCCGACTCCGGCAAGCACCACAGGGCCGAGCCCCCCGCCACGCCCAAGGACTTCGCCGACAAGGCGCTGAAGTCGGTGGACGACACCACCTCCGTCACGGTCGACGGCACCGAGCGGATCGCCGGCCGCGATGCCTACCGGCTGCTGATCCGGCCCAAGCAGTCCGGCACCACGGTCGGCGCGATCAGCATCGTCGTGGACGCGAAGACGGGTCTGCCGCTGAAGTTCACGTTGACCCCGAAGAGCGGGGGCGCCGCGGTCGTCGACGCGGGCTTCACCCAGGTCTCCTTCGCCGAGCCGGCCTCCTCCACCTTCGACTTCACCCCACCCGAGGGGGCGAAGGTCACGCAGGAGAAGCAGCGGACCCAGGCACCCCGGCACGAGCGCGGCTCCGGCCGCGAACTGGCCGAGGGCGCCCCGGGGGCCGACGTCCTCGGCAAGGGCTGGACGTCCATCGCCACCTTCGACACCGGTGCCAAGGGAGGCCTGCCGGCCGGCTCCCGGGGCGGTGACCTCGGCGGCTTCCTCGGTTCGCTCGGCGATCCGGTGTCCGGCAAGTTCGGCAAGGGCACTGTCCTCACCACCCGCCTGGTCAACGCGCTGATCACCGACGACGGCAAGGTCTACGCCGGCGCGGTGACCAAGGGCGCCCTGGTGAAGGCGGCCGACGCGGGGAAGTAA
- a CDS encoding ABC transporter permease has product MSRDEAVGSAGARRPSPLWTFGLLRSELVITVGRWRTLALLGVLAAVPVLVGIAVRTETRGGPGAGRGGGAGPAFIAQITNNGLFLVFTALAATLPFFLPMAVGVVAGDAIAGEASAGTLRYLLVAPAGRTRLLLTKYATVMAFCVLATLVVAVSALIVGALLFPLGDLTTISGTRISFAEGLGRALLIALVVAVSLVGVAALGLFVSTLTQSGIAAMATTVGLLITVQILDQIPQLHAIQPYLFSHYWLSFADLMRDPVYWDGLVRNLGLQALYAGVFGSAAWARFTTKDISA; this is encoded by the coding sequence ATGTCGCGGGATGAGGCCGTCGGTTCGGCCGGGGCGCGGCGTCCGAGTCCCCTGTGGACCTTCGGGCTGCTGCGCAGCGAACTGGTCATCACCGTCGGCCGCTGGCGCACCCTCGCCCTGCTCGGGGTGCTGGCCGCGGTGCCGGTACTGGTCGGGATCGCGGTGAGGACCGAGACGCGGGGCGGCCCGGGAGCGGGTCGGGGCGGTGGCGCGGGCCCGGCGTTCATCGCGCAGATCACCAACAACGGCCTCTTCCTGGTGTTCACGGCGCTGGCCGCGACCCTGCCGTTCTTCCTCCCGATGGCCGTCGGTGTCGTCGCCGGCGATGCGATCGCGGGCGAGGCGAGTGCGGGCACCCTGCGCTATCTGCTGGTCGCCCCGGCCGGCCGCACCCGTCTGCTGCTCACCAAGTACGCGACCGTGATGGCCTTCTGCGTGCTGGCCACCCTGGTCGTCGCCGTTTCCGCGCTGATCGTCGGCGCGCTGCTCTTCCCGCTCGGCGATCTGACGACCATTTCCGGCACCCGGATCAGCTTCGCCGAAGGGCTGGGGCGGGCCCTGCTGATCGCCCTGGTCGTGGCCGTCTCACTGGTCGGCGTGGCGGCCCTCGGCCTGTTCGTGTCGACCCTCACCCAGAGTGGCATCGCGGCGATGGCGACCACCGTGGGGCTGCTCATCACCGTCCAGATCCTCGATCAGATACCCCAGCTGCACGCGATCCAGCCGTACCTCTTCTCGCACTACTGGCTGTCCTTCGCCGACCTGATGCGCGACCCCGTCTACTGGGACGGCCTGGTCCGGAACCTCGGTCTCCAGGCGCTGTACGCGGGTGTGTTCGGCTCGGCGGCCTGGGCACGGTTCACGACGAAGGACATCAGTGCGTAG
- a CDS encoding ABC transporter ATP-binding protein, producing MTPSDVAVLNAVVKRFTNAKGEEFTAVNGLDLRIRRGEVLAFLGPNGAGKTTTIDMLLGLTRPDSGDVTLFGQAPRQAVRAGQVAAVLQSGGLLPDLTVEATVRMLGSLHPGADPETVMGRAGITRLRDRRVSECSGGEQQRLRFAVALLSNPEFLVLDEPTAGMDVAARRDFWATVREDTQHGMTVMFATHYMEEADQFADRVLMIDEGRVVADGSASSIRARISGRTVSALIAPQDATAVAASPGVRACVARGERYYFDCTDSDALLRLLVTRTSATEIEVAPRSLEEAFMAITNQGRSAQEGPR from the coding sequence GTGACGCCCTCCGATGTGGCCGTACTCAACGCGGTCGTCAAGCGGTTCACCAACGCCAAGGGCGAGGAGTTCACCGCCGTCAACGGGCTGGACCTGCGGATCCGGCGCGGTGAGGTCCTGGCATTCCTCGGGCCGAACGGTGCGGGCAAGACGACGACCATCGACATGCTGCTGGGCCTGACCCGGCCGGACTCGGGAGACGTGACACTGTTCGGGCAGGCGCCCCGGCAGGCGGTGCGCGCCGGGCAGGTGGCCGCCGTGTTGCAGTCGGGTGGGCTGCTGCCGGACCTGACCGTCGAAGCCACTGTCCGCATGCTGGGCTCGCTGCACCCTGGCGCCGACCCCGAAACCGTGATGGGCAGGGCCGGGATCACCCGGCTGCGGGACCGCCGGGTCTCCGAGTGCTCCGGCGGCGAACAGCAACGGCTGCGGTTCGCCGTGGCGCTGCTGTCGAACCCGGAGTTCCTGGTGCTCGACGAGCCGACCGCCGGCATGGACGTGGCGGCTCGGCGCGACTTCTGGGCCACCGTCCGCGAGGACACCCAGCACGGTATGACGGTCATGTTCGCGACGCACTACATGGAGGAGGCCGACCAGTTCGCCGACCGGGTACTCATGATCGACGAGGGGCGCGTGGTCGCCGACGGCTCCGCCTCCTCGATCCGCGCCCGGATCAGCGGTCGTACGGTCTCCGCCCTGATCGCCCCGCAGGACGCCACCGCGGTGGCCGCCTCCCCGGGGGTCCGCGCCTGTGTCGCCCGCGGCGAGCGCTACTACTTCGACTGCACCGATTCCGACGCCCTGCTGCGGCTCCTGGTCACCCGGACCTCCGCCACCGAGATCGAAGTCGCCCCCCGAAGCCTCGAAGAGGCCTTCATGGCCATCACGAACCAAGGCCGTAGCGCCCAGGAAGGCCCGCGATGA
- a CDS encoding D-aspartate ligase gives MVKNTVSVPFEADRDVPGLIVKFGDYPLHHGGVGAIRSLGRLGVPMYAITEDPYTPAASSRYLSRAYVWPTTGAEEPGRLVEGLLRIGRRIGRPTVLIPTDEEAAVLIAEHQDALAGPFLFLRVEPALPRRLASKQGLHELCAEHGVASPAAAFPRSYDDVAAFAETARFPVVAKNREAFLRRARPAVHGTTRIRTRDGLLALARDWGEVPGVILQEYLPREEAEDWIVHACFGADCEPLAMFTGVKVRSWPPHVGMTANAYVVDNPELADLAARFVKQIGFSGIVDLDLRFDRRDGQYKLLDFNPRMGAQFRLFENEPGVDVVRALHLHLTGRPVPEGKQRTGHRYIVENIDLPALLAYRRSGYTTPHAPAKASGTELAWLAGDDPLPFLTMLARFVRPGAKHLYQLWRTNRRGSRTSMKEARPHRWRTASWGGTS, from the coding sequence ATGGTCAAGAACACCGTCAGCGTGCCGTTCGAGGCCGACCGCGACGTGCCGGGGCTGATCGTCAAATTCGGCGATTACCCGCTGCACCATGGTGGTGTCGGCGCCATCCGCAGCCTCGGCCGACTGGGTGTGCCCATGTACGCCATCACGGAGGACCCGTACACTCCGGCGGCCTCCTCGCGCTATCTCAGTAGGGCGTACGTCTGGCCGACGACCGGCGCGGAGGAGCCGGGCCGCCTGGTCGAGGGCCTGCTGCGCATCGGTCGTCGGATCGGCCGCCCCACCGTCCTGATCCCCACGGACGAAGAGGCCGCCGTGCTGATCGCCGAACACCAGGACGCACTGGCCGGCCCCTTCCTCTTCCTGCGGGTCGAGCCGGCGCTGCCCCGCCGGCTGGCCAGCAAGCAGGGGCTGCACGAACTGTGTGCGGAGCACGGCGTCGCGAGCCCGGCTGCCGCGTTCCCGCGGTCGTACGACGACGTCGCCGCCTTCGCGGAAACGGCCCGTTTCCCGGTGGTGGCCAAGAACCGCGAGGCGTTCCTGCGGCGTGCACGGCCGGCCGTGCACGGCACCACGAGGATCCGCACCCGCGACGGCCTGCTCGCGCTCGCCCGCGACTGGGGTGAGGTACCCGGCGTGATCCTCCAGGAATACCTGCCGCGGGAGGAGGCCGAGGACTGGATCGTGCACGCCTGTTTCGGCGCGGACTGCGAACCGCTGGCGATGTTCACCGGAGTCAAGGTCCGCTCCTGGCCGCCGCACGTTGGCATGACGGCGAACGCGTACGTCGTCGACAACCCGGAACTCGCCGACCTCGCCGCTCGTTTCGTCAAGCAGATCGGCTTCAGCGGCATCGTCGACCTCGATCTGCGTTTCGACCGGCGCGACGGACAGTACAAGCTCCTCGACTTCAACCCGCGCATGGGGGCCCAGTTCAGGCTCTTCGAGAACGAGCCGGGCGTGGACGTCGTCCGTGCCCTGCACCTGCACCTGACCGGCCGCCCGGTTCCGGAGGGAAAACAGCGCACCGGTCACCGCTACATCGTGGAGAACATCGACCTGCCCGCCCTCCTCGCCTACCGCCGTAGCGGCTACACGACACCGCACGCGCCGGCGAAGGCGAGCGGTACGGAGCTGGCCTGGCTCGCGGGTGACGACCCGCTGCCGTTCCTCACGATGCTCGCCCGCTTCGTGCGCCCGGGCGCGAAGCACCTCTACCAACTGTGGCGGACCAACCGCCGGGGCAGTCGCACCTCCATGAAGGAGGCAAGGCCACACAGGTGGCGCACCGCGTCCTGGGGAGGGACTTCGTGA
- a CDS encoding ABC transporter ATP-binding protein translates to MDAPSATDREGPGGERAGGERPDRGAPRPEARHPEGPGAESAPERVPGQTQTSVIATRGLTKRYHGGQLAVDGLNLTVPAGSVFGFLGPNGSGKTTTIRMLMGLIEPTAGTVRVLGLPMPRAVRTVLPQVGALIEGPALYGFLSGRDNLLRYDTADPTADPRTRRARVAAALDRVGLTAAAGKRAKAYSLGMKQRLGLATALLQPRRLLVLDEPTNGLDPQGMREIRSLIRELAADGTTVFLSSHLLDEIEQVCTHAAVMAHGRLVIQGAVADLAAGARGRLVVTTPDAAEATRVLKEQGVGDVTADGDRVTGEPPARDLAEVTAALVTAGVRVRGLTLERASLEDTFVALTGEGFDVAG, encoded by the coding sequence ATGGACGCACCGTCCGCCACGGACCGGGAGGGCCCCGGTGGGGAACGCGCCGGCGGGGAGAGGCCGGACAGGGGAGCACCGCGCCCGGAGGCACGGCACCCGGAGGGACCGGGTGCCGAGAGTGCACCGGAGCGCGTCCCGGGACAGACGCAGACGAGCGTCATCGCCACGCGCGGCCTCACCAAGCGCTACCACGGCGGACAACTTGCCGTCGACGGTCTCAACCTGACCGTCCCGGCGGGCAGCGTCTTCGGTTTCCTCGGCCCGAACGGCTCGGGCAAGACCACCACCATCCGCATGCTCATGGGCCTGATCGAGCCGACCGCGGGCACGGTCCGGGTGCTCGGCCTACCCATGCCCCGGGCTGTCCGCACCGTCCTCCCGCAGGTCGGCGCGCTCATCGAAGGCCCAGCGCTGTACGGCTTCCTCTCCGGCCGCGACAACCTGCTGCGCTACGACACCGCCGACCCCACCGCAGACCCACGCACCCGGCGCGCGCGCGTGGCCGCGGCACTGGACCGGGTGGGCCTGACCGCCGCCGCGGGCAAGAGGGCCAAGGCCTACTCGCTCGGCATGAAACAACGCCTGGGGCTGGCCACCGCACTGCTCCAGCCGCGCAGGCTGCTCGTCCTGGACGAGCCGACCAACGGCCTCGACCCGCAGGGGATGCGCGAGATCCGCAGTTTGATCAGGGAACTGGCCGCCGACGGCACGACCGTCTTCCTCTCCTCCCACCTCCTCGACGAGATCGAACAGGTCTGTACCCACGCGGCGGTGATGGCTCATGGCCGGCTCGTCATCCAGGGCGCGGTGGCCGACCTGGCGGCCGGGGCGCGCGGCCGGCTGGTGGTGACCACCCCGGACGCGGCCGAGGCGACCCGGGTGCTCAAGGAGCAGGGCGTCGGGGACGTCACTGCCGACGGCGACCGGGTCACCGGTGAACCGCCCGCGCGGGACCTCGCCGAGGTCACTGCGGCCCTGGTCACGGCGGGCGTCCGGGTCCGGGGCCTTACGCTCGAACGAGCGTCGCTGGAAGACACGTTCGTGGCACTGACGGGGGAGGGATTCGATGTCGCGGGATGA
- a CDS encoding polyprenyl synthetase family protein translates to MTVVGPFGLNVRDQALEADVQAGLVAVEEGLLEATKSEVPFITEAAQHLVRAGGKRFRPLLVMLAARFGDPSAPGVVPSAVVVELTHLATLYHDDVMDEAAVRRGVDSVNTRWDNSVAVLTGDFLFARASQILADLGPEAVRVQALAFERLVTGQILETAGPVDGRDPVEHYLEVLSGKTGALVAVSCRFGAMMSGADEQVVDVLTQYGERLGVAFQLADDVLDIASDSHESGKTPGTDLREGIPTLPVLHLREQAARLGLPEDVALCELLDSDLSDDTRHSEALAALRAHPALEQARRDTVRYAEEARAALAPLPDCDAKAALTELCDAVVHRAG, encoded by the coding sequence GTGACCGTCGTCGGGCCGTTCGGGCTGAACGTGCGGGACCAGGCGCTGGAAGCCGATGTCCAGGCCGGATTGGTGGCTGTCGAAGAAGGCTTGCTCGAAGCCACCAAGAGCGAGGTCCCTTTCATCACCGAGGCCGCACAGCACCTCGTGCGGGCCGGCGGGAAGCGGTTCAGGCCGCTGCTCGTCATGCTCGCGGCGCGATTCGGTGACCCGTCCGCGCCGGGCGTGGTGCCGTCCGCGGTCGTCGTGGAGCTGACCCACCTCGCCACGCTCTACCACGACGACGTCATGGACGAAGCGGCCGTGCGACGTGGCGTGGACAGTGTCAACACCCGCTGGGACAACTCCGTCGCGGTCCTCACCGGTGACTTCCTCTTTGCTCGCGCTTCCCAGATCCTCGCCGACCTGGGCCCGGAGGCCGTCCGGGTGCAGGCGCTCGCCTTCGAACGGCTGGTCACCGGTCAGATCCTGGAGACCGCAGGTCCCGTGGACGGCCGCGACCCGGTCGAGCACTACCTGGAGGTGCTCAGCGGCAAGACGGGCGCGCTGGTGGCGGTGTCCTGCCGGTTCGGCGCCATGATGTCCGGCGCCGACGAGCAGGTCGTCGACGTGCTCACCCAGTACGGCGAACGTCTTGGGGTCGCCTTCCAGCTCGCGGACGACGTCCTGGACATCGCCTCCGACTCCCACGAGTCCGGCAAGACCCCCGGCACCGACCTGCGGGAGGGTATCCCGACGCTGCCCGTGCTCCACCTGCGCGAGCAGGCGGCCCGGCTGGGGCTGCCCGAGGACGTCGCCTTGTGCGAACTGCTGGACTCCGACCTCAGCGACGACACCCGGCACTCCGAGGCGCTGGCCGCGCTGCGCGCGCACCCCGCGCTGGAACAGGCCCGCCGGGACACCGTCCGGTACGCGGAGGAGGCGCGGGCCGCCCTGGCGCCGCTGCCGGACTGCGACGCCAAGGCGGCGCTGACGGAGCTGTGCGACGCGGTGGTGCACCGCGCCGGCTGA
- the fahA gene encoding fumarylacetoacetase, translating to MPPFDVPEGDPFGPHNLPYGVFSPSGSTERRVGVRLGEYVLDAGAAAAALRSPHHPLLARPTLNALLAAGRPTWSQVRHAVTAWVTDPAHRETVEPLFYLLSEVTLHLPFEVADYVDFYASENHARNVGQIFRPDAEDSLTPNWKHLPIGYHGRAGTVIASGTDVVRPSGQRKGPGDPAPVFGPSIRLDIEAEVGFVVGAPSELGKQVGLGDFREHVFGLCLLNDWSARDIQAWEYVPLGPFLGKSFATSVSAWITPLDALEHARVAPPQRTHPLLPYLDDSTPQTEPGGYDLHISVAINGHVVSEPPFSTMYWTAAQQLAHMTVNGASLRTGDLYGSGTVSGPEESQRGSLLELTWNGRDPLELPDGKRAFLEDGDVVTLSAWAPGADGRRVGLGEVSGRIVSG from the coding sequence ATGCCCCCCTTCGACGTCCCCGAGGGTGACCCCTTCGGCCCGCACAACCTTCCCTACGGCGTGTTCTCGCCCTCGGGCAGCACGGAGCGCAGGGTCGGTGTCCGGCTCGGGGAATACGTCCTCGACGCGGGCGCCGCAGCCGCCGCGCTGCGCTCGCCACACCATCCGCTGCTCGCGCGCCCCACCTTGAACGCCCTGCTGGCTGCCGGCCGCCCGACATGGTCACAGGTGCGGCACGCCGTGACGGCCTGGGTCACGGACCCCGCCCACCGCGAAACGGTCGAACCGCTGTTCTACTTGCTGTCCGAGGTGACCCTGCACCTGCCCTTCGAGGTGGCGGATTACGTCGACTTCTACGCCTCGGAGAACCACGCCCGCAACGTCGGCCAGATCTTCCGCCCGGACGCCGAGGACTCCCTCACCCCGAACTGGAAGCACCTGCCGATCGGCTACCACGGCCGCGCCGGCACGGTGATCGCCTCGGGCACGGACGTCGTGCGGCCGTCCGGACAGCGCAAGGGTCCGGGCGACCCCGCGCCCGTCTTCGGCCCGTCGATCCGGTTGGACATCGAGGCCGAGGTCGGCTTCGTCGTGGGCGCACCCTCCGAGCTCGGCAAGCAGGTCGGGCTCGGCGACTTCCGGGAACACGTCTTCGGCCTGTGCCTACTGAACGACTGGTCCGCGCGGGACATCCAGGCCTGGGAGTACGTCCCTCTCGGCCCCTTCCTCGGCAAGTCCTTCGCCACCTCGGTGTCGGCCTGGATCACCCCGCTGGACGCGCTGGAGCACGCACGCGTGGCGCCTCCCCAGCGCACCCACCCGCTGCTGCCCTACCTGGACGACTCGACACCGCAGACCGAGCCCGGCGGCTACGACCTGCACATCTCCGTCGCGATCAACGGCCATGTGGTGTCGGAGCCGCCGTTCTCCACCATGTACTGGACCGCTGCCCAGCAGCTCGCCCACATGACGGTCAACGGGGCCTCGCTGCGCACCGGTGACCTGTACGGCTCGGGCACGGTGAGCGGGCCGGAGGAGAGCCAGCGGGGCTCACTGCTGGAGCTGACCTGGAACGGCCGCGACCCACTCGAACTCCCAGACGGAAAGCGGGCGTTCCTGGAGGACGGGGACGTGGTGACCCTGTCGGCGTGGGCCCCCGGGGCGGACGGGCGCCGAGTGGGCCTGGGGGAGGTCAGCGGGCGAATCGTATCGGGGTGA
- a CDS encoding HAD family hydrolase: MAPTPAYALIATDLDGTLLRGDDTVSDRSLAALARVARAGARHLVVTGRPAPRVRSLLAQLSCAGLAVCGQGAQVYDAGNDCLLWSVRLDRELAETALGKIEAEVGQVFAAVDQDGVDGLTLIEPGYRMPHPTLPAVRVGRRDDLWCEPISKVLLRHATLSDDELAAVACAVVGSLATVTMSGPGTVELQPRGVTKATGLALAAEHLGTGPERALAFGDMPNDIPMFDWAAHGIAMANAHPELKAVADETTSSNEDDGVAVVLERLFLAG; encoded by the coding sequence ATGGCACCCACCCCCGCATATGCACTGATCGCGACCGACCTGGACGGGACGCTGCTGCGCGGCGACGACACCGTCTCCGACCGGTCTCTCGCCGCGCTCGCCCGGGTGGCGCGGGCCGGAGCCCGGCACCTCGTCGTGACGGGCCGCCCGGCCCCGCGGGTGCGGTCGTTGCTGGCCCAACTCAGCTGCGCGGGCCTCGCGGTGTGCGGGCAGGGGGCCCAGGTCTACGACGCCGGAAACGACTGCCTGCTGTGGTCGGTCCGGCTGGACCGCGAGCTGGCCGAGACGGCGCTCGGCAAGATCGAGGCCGAAGTGGGGCAGGTGTTCGCGGCCGTCGACCAGGACGGTGTGGACGGGCTCACGCTCATCGAACCCGGATATCGGATGCCCCACCCGACCCTGCCCGCGGTGCGGGTCGGACGCCGCGACGACCTGTGGTGCGAACCCATCAGCAAGGTGCTGCTGCGCCATGCCACCTTGTCCGATGACGAGTTGGCGGCCGTGGCGTGCGCGGTGGTGGGCTCGCTGGCGACGGTCACCATGTCGGGGCCGGGAACCGTGGAACTCCAGCCGCGCGGGGTGACCAAGGCGACCGGGCTGGCGCTGGCCGCCGAGCATCTCGGCACTGGTCCCGAACGGGCCTTGGCCTTCGGTGACATGCCCAACGACATCCCGATGTTCGACTGGGCCGCGCACGGGATCGCCATGGCCAACGCCCATCCCGAACTGAAGGCCGTGGCCGACGAGACCACCTCGTCGAACGAGGACGACGGCGTCGCCGTCGTCCTCGAAAGACTCTTCCTCGCCGGCTGA